The genomic window GATTCTTTAAAAGGGAAGCCCTATTATGATGGGACTGTTTTTCACAGAGTGATTGACAACTTTATGATTCAAGGTGGCGACCCCACTGCGACTGGTTCTGGAAGCCCAGGATTCAAATTTGGAGATGAATTTGACGAAAGTCTAAAACATGACAAACCAGGGATTCTGTCCATGGCCAATTCTGGACCTGCCACCAACGGTAGCCAGTTTTTTATTACCGAAAAACCAACTCCACACCTTGATAATAGACATTCTGTTTTTGGAGAAGTGGTTAAAGGCTTCTCAGTTGTTGATACCATCTCTAACGTTAAAGTCACTCCGGGATCTAACAAGCCTTTGGAAGACGTTAAAATATTAAAATTGAACATCATTCGTCAAGGAATGAGCGCCAAAGGATTTGATGCTGTGGACACATGGAACACAGAGCTTCCTTTGTTAGAAGAAAAACGTTTACAAAAACTTGAAGACGCAAAGCAAAAAGCGGAAGAAGCTAAAAAAATTGCGGAAGAAAAAATGGAGATGGCTGCCAAAGAAATGGTTCCTGTATTAAATATTTATAAGAGCAAAGCAACACAGCAAACTTCTGGATTACTCGTTTACAACATCACAAAAGGCAACGGAGTTAAACCAAAAACTGGCAACACAGTTAAGCTTAATTATGAAGGCTATTTTACGGATGGTAAATTATTTGGAACTAACATTAAAACAGTGGATGAAAAATGTGGCACATATGACATCCGAAAAGAACAACAAGGTGCTTATAGCGCGATGCCCATGAAAATTGATCCAGAAGCGCAAATGATACCCGGTTTCAAAGAAGGTGTGTTTGATATGTCTGTAGGAGACAAAACATTCTTATACCTTCCTTCTTATCTTGCTTACGGAGAAAAAGGGCGTGGACCGATCCAACCAAATACAGATTTAATGTTTATTATTGAAATGCTAGAAATTGCTGAATAATTTTCAATTACAATAAAACAAAAGAGGCTGTTTAAAAAGACTCTGCTTTGTCAATCTGAACCTGCCTACCGTCAGAAAATTCTGCCTGACGGTAGGCAGGTTCATTTCAGATTCTGAAACAAGTTCAGAATGACAGAAATTCTACTTTTTAGACGACCTCTTTTATGGGGTAAAATGAGTGTTATACTTTTGGAATCTCTTTTAAAATCTCTAAAACAAAGACCCAAAATTTCTGAACAGAAGAAATCTGAGCGCGTTCATCAGGAGAATGCGCCCCTCTGATATTCGGTCCAAAACTGATCATTTCCATATCGGGATAATTCGTTCCTAAAAGACCGCATTCTAAACCGGCATGACAGGCCGCTACATGTGGTTTTTCGTTGTATAGTTTTTCGTATAAAGATCTCAATACTTTCAAAATAGATGAATCCATATCGGGTTCCCAACCTGGGTAATCCCCTGAAAGCTCTACCTCGCAGCCAATAAGCTCAAAGGTTGCACGCAACATCATTGCTAAATCCATTTTAGAGGATTCCACAGAAGAACGTGTGAGGCAGCCTATTTTGACATTTCCTCCTTTGATAATGACACGGGCAATATTATTAGATGTTTCTACCAATTCAGGAATGTCGGGACTCATGCGGTACACGCCATTCCACGCAGCATAAATAGCCCTTGTTAACCCTTCTTGAACACCCAAGTCCATCATCACTTTTGGCGTGTCAATTTTAGTAAACTCAACCGTTAAATCTGGTTCCATTGTTTTGAGTTCTGTCTGAATCGCTTCAACTTGTAGGCCCATTTCGTACTTAAAAGCATCTTCTTGTACTAGGTCTATCGACACAATTGCTTTGCTCTCCCTAGGAATCGCGTTGCGTAAACTTCCACCATCAATTTCAGATATTCGCAATCCGAAATTTTCAAAGGCATCAAATAACAAACGGTTCATTATTTTATTGGCATTCCCAAACCCTTTATGAATATCCATCCCTGAATGTCCCCCTTGCAATCCTTTAACTTCTATGGAATAGCCTATTTTGGTTTCAGGAGTTGGTTCTTCGTTATACGTCCCTACGGCGGTGACATCAATGCCTCCGGCACAGCCCACGCCAATTTCGTCATCATCTTCGGTATCTAGGTTTAAAAGAATTTCTCCTTTTAACAAGCCTCCTTTTAGACCCATCGCACCTGTCATGCCAGTTTCTTCATCAATCGTAAACAAGGCTTCAATAGCAGGGTGTGGAATGTCGGTACTTTCTAAAATTGCCATAATGGTTGCGACGCCTAAGCCGTTATCGGCTCCTAGAGTCGTTCCATTTGCTTTGACCCAATCCCCATCAACAATCATCTCAATACCTTGGGTTAAAAAATCAAAATCAGTATCACTGTTTTTCTGATGTACCATATCTAAATGTGATTGCATGACAATGGCTTTTCGGTCTTCCATGCCTGCTGTGGCTGGTTTTTTGATGATCACATTCCCTACCGTATCTTCTACGGTTTCAAGGTTTAGATTTTTCCCAAAATCTTTCATAAATGCAATGACGCGTTCTTCTTTTTTAGAAGGACGGGGCACGGCATTCAAATCTGCAAATTTGTTCCAAACTGCTTTGGGTTCCAGTTTACGAATGTCTTGGCTCATAATAGATATATTTTTTTGTTGCACAAAGGTACGGATTCCTTCCCGATCATAAATTAAAATTATTACTTTTGAGTGATGTCTAAAAAAG from Formosa sp. Hel1_33_131 includes these protein-coding regions:
- a CDS encoding aminoacyl-histidine dipeptidase; translated protein: MSQDIRKLEPKAVWNKFADLNAVPRPSKKEERVIAFMKDFGKNLNLETVEDTVGNVIIKKPATAGMEDRKAIVMQSHLDMVHQKNSDTDFDFLTQGIEMIVDGDWVKANGTTLGADNGLGVATIMAILESTDIPHPAIEALFTIDEETGMTGAMGLKGGLLKGEILLNLDTEDDDEIGVGCAGGIDVTAVGTYNEEPTPETKIGYSIEVKGLQGGHSGMDIHKGFGNANKIMNRLLFDAFENFGLRISEIDGGSLRNAIPRESKAIVSIDLVQEDAFKYEMGLQVEAIQTELKTMEPDLTVEFTKIDTPKVMMDLGVQEGLTRAIYAAWNGVYRMSPDIPELVETSNNIARVIIKGGNVKIGCLTRSSVESSKMDLAMMLRATFELIGCEVELSGDYPGWEPDMDSSILKVLRSLYEKLYNEKPHVAACHAGLECGLLGTNYPDMEMISFGPNIRGAHSPDERAQISSVQKFWVFVLEILKEIPKV
- a CDS encoding peptidylprolyl isomerase: MKFTKVFIQLFAAGLLISSTSCQEQYPDLGDGMFAEFVTSKDTIIIQLFYDKVPLTVANFVGLADGTHPMLPDSLKGKPYYDGTVFHRVIDNFMIQGGDPTATGSGSPGFKFGDEFDESLKHDKPGILSMANSGPATNGSQFFITEKPTPHLDNRHSVFGEVVKGFSVVDTISNVKVTPGSNKPLEDVKILKLNIIRQGMSAKGFDAVDTWNTELPLLEEKRLQKLEDAKQKAEEAKKIAEEKMEMAAKEMVPVLNIYKSKATQQTSGLLVYNITKGNGVKPKTGNTVKLNYEGYFTDGKLFGTNIKTVDEKCGTYDIRKEQQGAYSAMPMKIDPEAQMIPGFKEGVFDMSVGDKTFLYLPSYLAYGEKGRGPIQPNTDLMFIIEMLEIAE